One Pagrus major chromosome 11, Pma_NU_1.0 genomic region harbors:
- the LOC141004715 gene encoding interferon-induced protein with tetratricopeptide repeats 1B-like: MAKTKELSKDTRNKIVDLHQAGKTESTIGKQLGVKKSTVGAIIRKWKTYKTTDNLPRSGAPRKISPRGVKMITRTVNKNPRTTRGDLVNDLQRAGTKVTKATISNTLRRQGLKSCSARRVPLLKPVHVQARLKFAREHLDDPEEDWENVIWSDETKIELFGKNSTRRVWRRKNAELHPKNTIPTVKHGGGNIMLWGCFSARGPGRLIRVKERMNGAMYREILSENLLPSARALKMKRGWVFQHDNDPKHTARATKEWLRQKHFKVLEWPSQSPDLNPIENLWRELKVRVAQRQPQNITALEICMEEWAKIPVTVCENLVKTYRRRLTSVIANKRFSISQTSLESKLEALQCHFTWDLDPSRSKLFRLRYHLEEIGTKEGTRWLGHIYNLRGYVQYKLGFIEDAQSLFNKAAEAFCQTRRADEGPWLVVNYGNKAWLHHHLGEQAESQAYLSKVDALMNKYPSPSQDELHPEIYAEKAWTLMKFGADKKLLAADYFQRAIRMQPDMVEWKSSHVLLLYRVLTPTNTGLDADMLEKMRIAKEEDPENLYLAALYLQECAKKKKYVTRCHQKDEKVAEEAQELARKVLRNPVSTYSGLKPLLWVYRNYVSVDEAVDLAEEALRQHPDVCFVKSCVALCYRWIISSRGSYPKQSTIDRAISLHEEVVSLYPQSSLFKRVDLANLYAKSNHSQAKAEQIYQEVLESDLELADKQMVYNKFANYLYFDRQDRPGSIQYHMKAAEIPHKSSSRDNSIRVLEKIKDTFRKRAEEIEEFLENLQEP; encoded by the exons ATGGCcaagaccaaagagctgtcaAAGGACACCAGAAACAAAATTGTAGACCTGCACCAGGCTGGGAAGACTGAATCTACAATAGGTAAGCAGCTTGGTGTGAAGAAATCAACTGTGGGAGCAATTATTAGAAAATGGAAGACATACAAGACCACTGATAATCTCCCTCGATCTGGGGCTCCACGCAAGATCTCACCCCGTGGGGTCAAAATGATCACAAGAACAGTGAACAAAAATCCCAGAACCACACGGGGGGACCTAGTGAATGACCTGCAGAGAGCTGGGACCAAAGTAACAAAGGCTACCATCAGTAACACACTACGCCGCCAGGGACTCAAATCCTGCAGTGCCAGACGTGTCCCCCTGCTTAAGCCAGTACATGTCCAGGCCCGTCTGAAGTTTGCTAGAGAGCATTTGGATGATCCAGAAGAGGACTGGGAGAATGTCATATGGTCAGATGAAaccaaaatagaactttttggtAAAAACTCAACTCGTCGTGTTTGGAGGAGAAAGAATGCAGAGTTGCATCcaaagaacaccatacctactgtgaAGCATGGGGGTGGAAACATCATGCTTTGGGGCTGTTTTTCTGCAAGGGGACCAGGACGACTGATCCGTGTAAAGGAAAGAATGAATGGGGCCATGTATCGTGAGATTTTGAGTGAAAACCTCCTTCCATCAGCAAGGGCATTGAAGATGAAACGTGGCTGGGTCTTTCAGCatgacaatgatcccaaacacaccgCCCGGGCAACGAAGGAGTGGCTTCGTCAGAAGCATTTCAAGGTCCTGGAGTGGCCTAGCCAGTCTCCAGATCTCAACCCCATAGAAAATCTGTGGAGGGAGTTGAAAGTCCGTGTTGCCCAGCGACAGCCCCAAAACATCACTGCTCTAGAGATCTGCATGGAGGAATGGGCCAAAATACCAGTAACAGTGTGTGAAAACCTTGTGAAGACTTACAGAAGACGTTTGACCTCTGTCATTGCCAACAAAAG attctccaTCAGTCAAACATCACTGGAGTCCAAACTGGAGGCCCTGCAGTGCCACTTCACCTGGGATCTGGACCCCAGCAGGTCCAAACTCTTCCGTCTCAGGTACCATTTGGAGGAAATCGGCACCAAGGAGGGAACCCGCTGGCTGGGTCACATTTACAACCTGCGGGGGTACGTTCAATACAAGCTGGGGTTCATCGAAGACGCCCAGAGTTTGTTCAACAAGGCTGCAGAGGCCTTCTGCCAGACAAGAAGAGCGGATGAGGGTCCCTGGTTAGTGGTGAACTACGGGAACAAGGCTTGGCTGCACCACCACCTGGGAGAACAAGCAGAGAGTCAGGCTTACCTGTCAAAGGTCGACGCCCTGATGAATAAATACCCATCTCCATCCCAGGACGAGCTCCATCCAGAGATCTACGCCGAGAAAGCCTGGACCCTGATGAAGTTCGGTGCAGACAAgaagctgctggctgcagattACTTCCAGAGAGCCATCAGGATGCAGCCGGACATGGTGGAGTGGAAATCCAGCCATGTCTTATTGTTGTATCGTGTCTTAACACCAACCAACACAGGACTGGATGCTGACATGTTGGAGAAAATGAGAATCGCAAAGGAAGAAGATCCAGAGAACTTGTACCTCGCTGCTCTCTACCTTCAGGAAtgtgcaaagaaaaagaaatatgtaacCAGATGTCATCAGAAAGATGAAAAAGTTGCAGAAGAAGCACAAGAGTTAGCCAGAAAGGTTTTGAGGAATCCAGTCAGCACCTACAGCGGTTTGAAACCTTTGCTATGGGTTTACAGAAACTATGTATCTGTTGATGAGGCTGTTGATTTGGCAGAGGAGGCTCTGAGACAGCATccagatgtgtgttttgtgaagaGCTGTGTTGCACTCTGCTACAGATGGATCATTTCTTCCAGGGGCAGTTACCCAAAACAAAGCACAATAGACAGAGCCATCAGTCTCCATGAGGAGGTGGTTTCTCTTTACCCTCAGTCTTCTCTTTTTAAGAGAGTAGACCTCGCAAACTTATACGCAAAGTCAAACCACAGCCAGGCTAAAGCTGAGCAGATTTACCAGGAGGTGCTAGAGAGTGATCTGGAACTGGCAGACAAACAGATGGTTTACAACAAGTTTGCAAACTATTTATACTTTGATCGACAGGATCGTCCAGGATCAATACAGTATCACATGAAGGCGGCAGAGATACCGCACAAATCCTCCTCTCGTGACAACAGCATCAGAGTTCTGGAGAAGATTAAAGACACATTCAGGAAACGGGCAGAAGAAATAGAGGAGTTTCTGGAAAACCTGCAAGAGCCATAG
- the LOC141005173 gene encoding interferon-induced protein with tetratricopeptide repeats 1B-like — translation MMSQTSLESKLEALQCHFTWDLDPSRSKLFHLRYQLEDIGTEEGNSWLGHIYNLRGYVQYKLGFTEDAQSLFNKAAEAFCQTRRADEGPWLVVNYGNKAWLHHHLGEQAESQAYLSKVDALMNKYPSPSQDELHPEIYAEKAWTLMKFSADKKQLAADYFQRAIRMQPGMVEWKSSHVIALVSASMHNNTGLDADVLEKMRIAKEQDPENLYLAAVYLQERAKKGERVEDEARELARKILMNPVSSYSGLKPLLWVYRKHVSVDEAIDLAEEALKQHPDVRYLKRCVAFCYRSKILFVRDGPPDQSMIDRAISLHEELISIYRESSLLRKTDLANISAKSNHSQAKAEQIYQDLLERVRDLDPADKQMVYNRYAYHLHVVLNDSCRSVRYNMRAAEIPIQSYFRQNSVTNLEKIKDSNWHQMSREVEEFLENLPEPQ, via the exons aTGATGAG TCAAACATCACTGGAGTCCAAACTGGAGGCCCTGCAGTGCCACTTCACCTGGGATCTGGACCCCAGCAGGTCCAAACTCTTCCATCTCAGGTACCAGCTGGAGGACATCGGCACCGAGGAAGGAAACAGCTGGCTGGGTCACATTTACAACCTGCGGGGGTACGTTCAATACAAGCTGGGGTTCACCGAAGACGCCCAGAGTTTGTTCAACAAGGCTGCAGAGGCCTTCTGCCAGACAAGAAGAGCAGATGAGGGTCCCTGGTTAGTGGTGAACTACGGGAACAAGGCTTGGCTGCACCACCACCTGGGAGAACAAGCAGAGAGTCAGGCTTACCTGTCAAAGGTCGACGCCCTGATGAATAAATACCCATCTCCATCCCAGGACGAGCTCCATCCAGAGATCTACGCTGAGAAAGCCTGGACCCTGATGAAGTTCAGTGCAGACAAGAAGCAGCTGGCTGCAGATTACTTCCAGAGAGCCATCAGGATGCAGCCGGGCATGGTGGAGTGGAAATCCAGCCATGTGATAGCGTTAGTCAGTGCTTCTAtgcacaacaacacaggactggATGCTGACGTCTTGGAGAAAATGAGAATCGCAAAGGAACAAGATCCAGAGAACTTGTACCTCGCTGCTGTCTACCTTCAGGAACGTgcaaagaaaggagaaagagtTGAAGATGAAGCACGAGAGTTAGCCAGAAAGATTTTGATGAATCcagtcagcagctacagtggttTGAAACCTTTGCTATGGGTTTACAGAAAGCATGTATCTGTTGATGAGGCCATTGATTTGGCAGAGGAGGCTCTGAAACAGCATCCAGATGTGCGTTATCTGAAGAGATGTGTTGCATTCTGCTACAGATCGAAGATCCTTTTTGTTAGGGACGGTCCCCCAGACCAAAGCATGATAGACAGAGCCATCAGTCTCCATGAGGAGCTGATTTCTATTTACCGTGAGTCTTCTCTTTTGAGGAAAACAGACCTCGCAAACATATCTGCAAAGTCAAATCACAGCCAGGCTAAAGCTGAGCAGATTTACCAGGACCTGCTAGAGAGGGTTAGGGATCTggatcctgcagacaaacagatggTTTACAACAGATATGCATACCATCTACACGTTGTACTGAATGATAGCTGCAGGTCAGTAAGATATAACATGAGGGCAGCAGAGATACCGATACAATCCTACTTTCGTCAGAACAGCGTCACAAATCTGGAGAAGATTAAAGACAGTAACTGGCACCAGATGAGCAGAGAAGTAGAGGAGTTTCTGGAAAACCTGCCAGAGccacagtga